The genomic segment GTCGATGGGAACACCGAGCACTTCAGCGGAGCGCTCAACGATAACGCGCAGGTCTTCTTCGGTGTAGAACTCGAGGCGGAGAAGGATGCCAAAGCGCGAGCGCAGCGGCGAGCTGAGCAGGCCGGGCCGCGTGGTGGCCCCCACGAACGTGAAGGGGCGGATGTCCATCACGTGAGTGCGCGCGGAAGGGCCCTGGCCGATGATGATGTCGAGCTTGTAGTCCTCGAGTGCGGTGTAGAGCTTCTCCTCGAGTACCGGCTGCATGCGGTGAATTTCGTCGAGGAAGAGGACCTGTCTCTCGCGCAGATTGGTGAGGATCGCGGTGAGGTCGCCCTGGATCTGGAGGGCTGGGCCTGATGTTTGCTGAAATCCTACGTCGAGTTCATTCGCGATGATGGTGGCCAGCGTGGTTTTGCCCAGTCCCGGAGGTCCGAAGAGAAGCACGTGATCCAGCGCCTCGCCGCGCGACTTGGCGGCTTCAAGCGCGATGGAGAGCTGCTCTTTTGCTTTTGATTGCCCGATGAATTCCTTGAGCCAGCGCGGGCGCAGCTTCAGCTCAAAGCCCTGCTCTTCATCAGCGCGCGAGGCGCTGACCAGCCGTTCCGGCGACTCTTTGCGTATGGCCATGCTGGGTAGAAGTGTAGCGGGTGCTCTTCGCCGGGGCAAATATCCGGCGAAGAGCTGCTTCTGCTATACCGGAACCTTGACCTCGGGCCAATAGCGGAAGTTGCGGAATGTGGCTTGTCCTTTGCCAGCGGCGAACACCGCGGGCCGCAAGTCGAGGAAGCCGCCGAGGACGTTGTGCTGCATGCCTGAAACCTCGGCCGACTCTTCCGTCTTGCGCCAGTCGCCGCCGGGGAGCCGGTAGTAGAAATCGACTTCCTGATCATCGTTGACGGCGCGAAGCGTGGCACGCGTGACGCCCTTGTGCGAGCGGGTGGCAATGTAGTTGTTGGCTACGCGCACGCCGATGCCTTCGTCATCGAGGAGAATGCCGGTAGCGTGCTCGGGGCTGTAGAAGAGCATCAGGCCGGAGGCGCACCCCGGAGTTACTTCGACGTCCATCTCGATGGTGTAGGAGTGGCCGCCGACGGGTGTTGTGAGCGCGGGCGAGTTCTCAAGTGACGTGCCTTTCGCCTGTAGTACGAGAGTGCCGTTGCCGGTGGTGAAGCGAGCGGGATCTAACTCGTGCCAGAATGCCCATTGGAGACCGAGCTGCGGCGACTTGAAATCATCCGACGGATCAAGCAGCGGCTGTTGTTGCGTTCCGGGGATCGGCACGGGGATGGCGGATGCGGGCGTGATGCCTTGGGTTACGCGGAACCATCCGT from the Occallatibacter riparius genome contains:
- the ruvB gene encoding Holliday junction branch migration DNA helicase RuvB yields the protein MAIRKESPERLVSASRADEEQGFELKLRPRWLKEFIGQSKAKEQLSIALEAAKSRGEALDHVLLFGPPGLGKTTLATIIANELDVGFQQTSGPALQIQGDLTAILTNLRERQVLFLDEIHRMQPVLEEKLYTALEDYKLDIIIGQGPSARTHVMDIRPFTFVGATTRPGLLSSPLRSRFGILLRLEFYTEEDLRVIVERSAEVLGVPIDHDGASEIALRSRGTPRIANRLLRRVRDYAQVRGTGVIDRATANAALTMLEVDAHGFDEIDRRLLMTIIQKYDGGPVGLGTLAATLAEEEDALEEVYEPFLIQIGFLDRTPRGRVATRLAYEHFGLSMPGRQPGLFS